A part of Salvelinus alpinus chromosome 23, SLU_Salpinus.1, whole genome shotgun sequence genomic DNA contains:
- the LOC139551285 gene encoding protein crumbs homolog 1-like encodes MLRINVCVWILWLCYTGALCEEDTYACELQPCQNGGVCDSQHGGYRCLCSQQSQDGLLYGGENCTVALLGCDGNRCKNSGICSPLFLNYRHTHTCTCRAGFTGSKCQTSTIFSFESSGYMYVETQLSDPEVPLNVTLSFKTDRPAGTLLQRRVDDLLLTIELVDSRLRLSMLRAQGTRNPVFLELPPSVADSQWHTVEAWLGCEEEGSSVRLLHSPCAEVGCTREFPATETPLLEQGSGLREPSSVRHSLFLGGVGVGWGSGGVAGERETEAADAPAPPGPAAYFLGCFRDVFVESRLVVPAVANSPAQVNVTAGCNDRDKCDDSPCQNRGYCINQGWRSYVCECYRPYEGTTDCAEEYNAARFGNEDAASYAVFSLDDPPGSGTISISMFVRTRRSNGLLLVLANSTSQYLHLWLDDGRVKIQVNNLESLSGRVVVSDGHFHLVTVRLEGDFVTLFQSAHSQGTIPVRPVVAQPGDLVYVGGLADQRASASFGGYLKGCIQDLRINSKRLQFFPIATPVASYGLVELVNVTQGCTSDNACSKNPCLNSGVCYSMWDDFICNCPPNTGGRCCEDVKWCELSPCPSTAACQSLSQGFECVSNVTLWNDGILSYRGNEKISRHLSSILLSVRTRQTDTTLLHAEKGSEFLTISIQDSRLVLELQAGSGEASPKLTVQSQGLLSNGQWHTVEISMEAPDLQTSRWIMVLDGGREGGEKEVSEAASGSLDFLREGVDILLGGLGPEAGGNLAGCLGPVQIGGLPLPYYGDTDLNLPRPQEEQFVRTPGIATPQYGCWGASVCSPNPCLNQGVCEDLFDLSLCRCPSEWIGPQCQNDANTCAVKPCVHGNCTVLGEGYVCACEPGYGGARCEKDVDTCENNKCGPGATCLRGLQNYACLCPRNMTGPLCNEKVPEVPWYIEKIPYPNLPVSMCPGHRWNYSCFNGGNCSKLDNTCDCLPGFIGQWCEVDFDECASCPCEYGGYCHNLVDNFRCDCEINFTGDQCQIDVNDFYLYLALLLWQYMFQLTSYLLLHLDDAPEIECEVDFDECLLNPCDNGGYCQNLPNGFHCECGINFSGDQCTIDCNDFYLYLGLVQLQFMLQLISYLILHIDDGPEIDWEHQQMDNDEEPIGANMDD; translated from the exons ATGTTGAGAATCAACGTGTGTGTTTGGATTTTGTGGTTGTGCTATACAG GTGCTCTCTGTGAGGAGGACACTTATGCATGTGAACTGCAACCGTGTCAGAATGGTGGCGTCTGCGACAGCCAACATGGCGGCTACAGGTGCCTCTGCTCTCAACAGAGCCAAGATGGCTTACTGTACGGAGGCGAGAATTGCACAGTCGCCCTCTTGGGCTGTGACGGCAACCGCTGCAAGAATAGTGGCATCTGCTCTCCCCTCTTCCTGAACTACCGCCACACCCACACCTGCACCTGCCGCGCAGGCTTCACCGGCTCCAAGTGTCAGACGTCAACCATCTTCTCCTTCGAGTCCAGCGGCTACATGTATGTGGAGACCCAGCTATCGGACCCTGAAGTCCCTCTCAACGTCACCCTTAGCTTCAAGACGGACCGGCCTGCCGGCACCCTCCTCCAGCGCCGGGTCGACGACCTGCTGCTCACCATCGAGCTTGTAGACAGCCGCTTACGCCTCAGCATGCTAAGAGCTCAAGGGACAAGAAACCCAGTATTTCTGGAGCTACCGCCGAGCGTGGCGGACAGCCAGTGGCACACGGTGGAGGCCTGGCTgggctgtgaggaggaggggagcAGTGTGAGGCTGCTTCACTCCCCCTGCGCTGAGGTGGGTTGCACCAGGGAGTTCCCCGCCACCGAGACACCCCTGCTGGAGCAAGGCTCCGGCCTACGAGAGCCCAGCTCGGTTCGCCACAGCCTCTTTCTAGGAGGGGTGGGAGTGGGCTGGGGCTCCGGTGGGGTGGCAGGGGAAAGGGAGACTGAGGCTGCAGACGCGCCTGCCCCACCTGGCCCAGCTGCTTACTTCCTGGGCTGTTTCCGGGACGTGTTTGTGGAGTCACGGCTGGTAGTGCCCGCCGTCGCCAACTCACCGGCTCAGGTCAACGTCACAGCCGGGTGCAACGACAGGGACAAGTGTGACGACAGTCCGTGTCAGAACCGGGGGTATTGCATAAACCAGGGATGGAGGAGCTATGTGTGCGAGTGCTACAGACCGTACGAGGGGACTACGGACTGCGCTGAGG AGTACAACGCGGCCAGGTTCGGCAACGAGGACGCGGCGAGCTATGCCGTCTTCTCCTTGGATGATCCCCCGGGTTCTGGCACCATCTCCATATCCATGTTTGTGCGAACGCGGCGCTCGAACGGCCTCCTCCTGGTCCTGGCCAACAGCACCAGCCAGTACCTCCACCTGTGGCTGGACGATGGCCGGGTAAAAATTCAGGTGAACAACTTAGAGAGCCTGTCGGGTCGAGTCGTGGTCAGCGACGGCCACTTTCACTTGGTGACGGTGCGGCTGGAGGGCGACTTTGTGACCCTGTTCCAGTCGGCCCATAGCCAGGGAACCATCCCCGTCCGGCCCGTGGTGGCTCAGCCAGGGGACCTGGTCTACGTCGGGGGCCTGGCCGACCAAAGAGCCTCGGCCTCCTTTGGGGGTTACCTGAAAGGCTGTATCCAGGACCTGAGGATTAACAGTAAACGGCTGCAGTTCTTCCCCATAGCAACCCCAGTGGCCTCGTACGGCCTGGTGGAGCTGGTCAATGTCACACAGGGATGTACCAGTGACAACGCCTGTAGT AAAAACCCGTGTCTGAACAGCGGAGTGTGCTACTCCATGTGGGACGACTTCATCTGCAATTGTCCTCCCAACACTGGAGGGCGTTGCTGTGAGGACGTCAAGTGGTGTGAGCTGTCTCCATGTCCCTCGACTGCAGCCTGCCAGTCCCTCTCCCAGGGCTTTGAGT GTGTGTCCAACGTGACCCTCTGGAATGACGGCATACTGTCCTACAGAGGCAATGAGAAGATCAGCCGCCACCTCAGCAGCATCCTCCTCAGTGTGCGAACCAGGCAAACGGACACCACGCTACTACACGCCGAGAAAGGCTCTGAGTTCCTCACAATCTCCATCCAAGACTCTCGCCTGGTGCTGGAGCTACAGGCCGGCAGTGGCGAGGCCTCCCCCAAGCTGACTGTACAGAGCCAAGGCCTTCTCAGCAACGGCCAGTGGCACACAGTGGAGATCTCCATGGAAGCTCCAGATCTACAGACCTCCAGGTGGATCATGGTCCTGgacgggggaagagagggaggagagaaggaggtgtCTGAAGCCGCCTCTGGGAGCCTGGACTTCCTCAGGGAGGGAGTGGACATCCTCTTGGGGGGTTTGGGGCCCGAGGCTGGGGGGAACCTGGCTGGATGTCTGGGCCCCGTCCAGATCGGTGGGCTCCCGCTGCCCTACTATGGCGACACCGACCTGAACCTTCCCAGGCCCCAAGAGGAGCAGTTTGTGAGGACCCCCGGTATCGCCACCCCACAATATGGCTGCTGGGGAGCCAGTGTGTGCTCGCCCAACCCCTGTCTGAACCAGGGGGTATGTGAGGACCTCTTTGACCTCTCCCTCTGCAGGTGCCCGTCTGAGTGGATTGGGCCACAATGCCAGAATGATGCGAACACCTGCGCTGTCAAGCCCTGCGTCCATGGAAACTGCACTGTCCTAGGGGAGGGTTACGTATGTGCGTGTGAGCCAGGGTACGGGGGTGCCAGGTGTGAGAAAGATGTGGATACGTGTGAGAACAACAAGTGCGGCCCAGGGGCCACCTGTCTCAGGGGCCTCCAGAACTACGCCTGCCTCTGCCCCAGGAACATGACCGGGCCCCTCTGCAA TGAGAAGGTTCCAGAAGTCCCGTGGTACATTGAAAAGATACC ATACCCCAACCTGCCCGTATCCATGTGTCCTGGCCACAGATGGAACTACAGCTGCTTCAACGGGGGGAACTGCTCTAAGCTGGACAACACCTGTGATTGTCTGCCAGGTTTTATAGGGCAATG GTGTGAGGTAGACTTTGATGAGTGTGCGTCGTGTCCCTGTGAATACGGAGGCTACTGCCACAACCTCGTCGACAACTTCCGCTGTGATTGTGAGATCAACTTTACAGGTGACCAGTGCCAGATCGATGTCAATGATTTCTACCTGTATCTGGCCCTGCTGCTGTGGCAAtacatgttccagctcacatcctACCTCCTCTTGCACCTCGACGATGCCCCCGAGATTGA GTGTGAGGTAGACTTCGACGAGTGTTTGTTAAACCCCTGTGATAACGGAGGCTACTGCCAAAACCTCCCCAATGGCTTCCACTGTGAGTGTGGGATCAACTTCTCGGGCGACCAGTGCACGATTGACTGCAACGACTTCTACTTGTACTTGGGCCTGGTGCAGTTGCAATTCATGCTCCAGCTCATTTCCTACCTCATCCTGCACATTGATGATGGCCCAGAGATAGACTGGGAACACCAGCAGATGGACAACGACGAGGAGCCCATTGGGGCCAACATGGATGACTAG